One region of Manis pentadactyla isolate mManPen7 chromosome 9, mManPen7.hap1, whole genome shotgun sequence genomic DNA includes:
- the CNTF gene encoding ciliary neurotrophic factor: protein MAFAMHSPLTSHRRDLCSRSIWLARKIGSDLTALMESYMKHQGLNENINLDSVDGVPAASTDRWGELSEAERLQESLQAYRTFHVMLARLLEDQRVHFTPAEGDFHQAIRTLLLQVAAFSYQMEELMVLLEHKIPPSEAGGTPVTVGDGDLFEKKLWGLKVLQELSHWTVRSIHDLRVISCPQTGIPAHGSRYIAEDKKM from the exons ATGGCTTTTGCAATGCATTCACCGCTGACCTCTCACCGCCGGGACCTCTGTAGCCGCTCTATCTGGCTAGCAAGGAAGATTGGTTCAGACCTGACTGCTCTTATGGAATCTTAC ATGAAGCATCAGGGCCTGAACGAGAATATAAACCTGGACTCCGTGGATGGAGTGCCAGCAGCCAGCACAGATCGGTGGGGCGAGCTGAGTGAGGCAGAGCGGCTCCAAGAGAGTCTCCAAGCTTACCGCACCTTCCATGTCATGTTGGCCAGGCTTTTAGAAGACCAGCGGGTGCACTTTACTCCAGCTGAAGGCGACTTCCATCAAGCAATACGTACGCTTCTACTCCAAGTTGCTGCCTTTTCTTACCAGATGGAGGAATTAATGGTGCTCCTGGAACACAAGATCCCTCCCAGTGAGGCTGGTGGCACGCCTGTTACCGTTGGAGATGGTGATCTCTTTGAGAAGAAGTTGTGGGGCCTGAAGGTGCTGCAAGAGCTTTCACACTGGACAGTGAGGTCCATCCATGACCTTCGAGTCATTTCTTGTCCTCAGACTGGGATCCCAGCACATGGGAGCCGATACATTGCCGAAGACAAGAAGATGTAG